The Rhizobium sp. BT03 genome has a window encoding:
- the ilvD gene encoding dihydroxy-acid dehydratase produces MPAYRSRTTTHGRNMAGARGLWRATGMKDSDFGKPIIAVVNSFTQFVPGHVHLKDLGQLVAREIEAAGGVAKEFNTIAVDDGIAMGHDGMLYSLPSRELIADSVEYMVNAHCADAMVCISNCDKITPGMLMASLRLNIPTVFVSGGPMEAGKVVLHGKTHALDLVDAMVAAADEKISDEDVQTIERSACPTCGSCSGMFTANSMNCLTEALGLSLPGNGSTLATHADRKRLFVEAGHLIVDLARRYYEQDDIKALPRTIASKQAFENAMALDIAMGGSTNTVLHILAAAHEGEIDFTMADIDALSRRVPCLSKVAPAKSDVHMEDVHRAGGIMSILGELEKGGLLNRDCPTVHAETLGDAIDRWDITRTNSETVRNFYRAAPGGIPTQVAFSQEARWDELDTDRQNGVIRSVENPFSKDGGLAVLKGNLAVDGCIVKTAGVDESILKFSGPARVFESQDASVKAILANEVKAGDVVVIRYEGPKGGPGMQEMLYPTSYLKSKGLGKACALITDGRFSGGTSGLSIGHASPEAANGGTIGLVREGDMIDIDIPNRTISLRIDETELAARRAEQDAKGWQPTEVRKRNVTTALKAYAAFATSADRGAVRDLNAR; encoded by the coding sequence ATGCCAGCTTACCGTTCGAGAACCACGACCCACGGCCGCAATATGGCAGGTGCCCGCGGCCTTTGGCGCGCCACGGGTATGAAGGATTCGGATTTCGGCAAGCCGATCATTGCGGTTGTGAATTCCTTCACCCAGTTCGTGCCCGGCCACGTGCACCTGAAGGATCTCGGCCAGCTCGTCGCCCGCGAAATCGAGGCGGCGGGCGGTGTCGCCAAGGAATTCAACACGATCGCCGTCGACGACGGCATCGCCATGGGCCATGACGGCATGCTCTACTCGCTGCCCTCGCGCGAGCTCATTGCCGACAGCGTCGAATACATGGTCAATGCCCATTGCGCCGATGCCATGGTCTGCATCTCCAACTGCGACAAGATCACTCCCGGCATGCTGATGGCGTCGCTGCGCCTCAACATCCCCACCGTCTTCGTCTCCGGCGGCCCGATGGAAGCGGGCAAGGTCGTGCTGCACGGCAAGACCCATGCACTCGACCTCGTCGATGCCATGGTCGCCGCAGCCGATGAAAAGATCAGCGATGAGGATGTCCAGACCATCGAGCGCTCGGCCTGTCCGACCTGCGGCTCCTGCTCCGGCATGTTCACCGCCAATTCGATGAACTGCCTGACGGAGGCGCTCGGCCTGTCGCTGCCCGGCAACGGCTCGACGCTCGCCACCCACGCCGACCGCAAGCGTCTCTTCGTCGAGGCCGGTCACCTGATCGTCGATCTCGCCCGCCGCTATTACGAGCAGGACGATATCAAGGCGCTGCCGCGCACCATCGCCTCCAAGCAGGCCTTCGAGAATGCCATGGCGCTCGACATCGCGATGGGCGGTTCGACCAACACGGTCCTCCACATCCTTGCCGCCGCCCATGAAGGCGAGATCGATTTCACCATGGCCGATATCGACGCGCTGTCGCGCCGGGTGCCGTGCCTGTCGAAGGTCGCACCTGCAAAGAGCGATGTTCATATGGAAGACGTGCACCGCGCCGGCGGCATCATGTCGATCCTCGGCGAGCTCGAGAAGGGCGGTCTCTTGAACCGCGATTGCCCGACCGTGCATGCCGAGACGCTGGGCGATGCGATCGACCGCTGGGACATCACCCGCACCAACAGCGAAACCGTCCGCAACTTTTACCGCGCCGCGCCCGGCGGCATCCCGACCCAGGTCGCCTTCAGCCAGGAGGCCCGCTGGGACGAACTCGATACCGACCGCCAGAACGGCGTCATCCGCTCGGTCGAAAATCCGTTCTCCAAGGATGGTGGCCTTGCCGTGCTCAAGGGCAATCTCGCGGTCGACGGCTGCATCGTCAAGACGGCCGGCGTTGATGAATCGATCCTGAAATTCTCAGGCCCGGCCCGCGTCTTCGAAAGCCAGGATGCCTCCGTCAAGGCGATCCTCGCCAACGAGGTCAAGGCTGGCGACGTCGTCGTCATCCGTTACGAAGGCCCGAAGGGCGGCCCCGGCATGCAGGAAATGCTGTATCCAACGAGCTATCTGAAGTCGAAGGGCCTCGGCAAGGCCTGTGCGCTCATCACCGACGGCCGCTTCTCCGGCGGCACCTCGGGCCTCTCGATCGGCCACGCCTCGCCGGAAGCGGCAAATGGCGGCACGATCGGCCTGGTGCGCGAAGGCGACATGATCGACATCGACATCCCGAACCGCACGATCAGCCTGCGCATCGACGAGACCGAACTTGCCGCCCGCCGCGCCGAGCAGGACGCCAAGGGCTGGCAGCCCACAGAAGTGCGCAAGCGCAACGTCACGACGGCGCTGAAGGCCTATGCTGCCTTCGCCACCAGCGCCGACCGCGGCGCCGTGCGGGATCTGAACGCCCGCTAA
- a CDS encoding PAS-domain containing protein — MMPHSFESILENLPQGIVLLDPADRVTAFNSRTLDILGLPAGAIGRGMKIDGLPGTADCRAAACRQSTTGRPHTSQFALSDGRMVSLTCAPSKEGGWILSYEDISTLIRVEDSLTEQHHRFDAALRNMPHGLCMFDSTKKLILCNPSYARMYNLPVSLTQPGTPLVDILAYRSREGNGPADTATYFDVVFEATARGAVASQNIVLSDGRVIKITHNPMQNGGYVATHEDVTKTVRLTEELRRHHDQLETTVQSRTAEVERQARELERMLAQERNINELQRQFVAMASHEFRTPLAIIDAAAQRLLRKRGAVEPEFLSDKVDQIRASVNRIVDLMESILSAGRLDTGKIDISYDACALRSLIRSCCERQSTIAKTHSFVLDIDGLPEFIDADPRTLAQVFTNLLSNAVKYAPGTSEIRVTAWQETGNVKVSISDDGVGIDPEDVPRLFQRYFRAGTSTGIAGTGIGLNLVKQIVELHDGSIDVRSARGCGSTFTVTLPIERAGHASASSDAA, encoded by the coding sequence ATGATGCCACACTCGTTTGAATCCATTCTGGAGAACCTGCCGCAAGGCATCGTTCTCCTTGATCCTGCCGATAGGGTGACTGCGTTCAACTCCCGCACGCTGGATATTCTCGGGCTGCCGGCTGGAGCCATCGGCAGAGGAATGAAAATCGACGGATTGCCGGGCACCGCCGATTGCCGCGCAGCCGCATGCCGGCAGTCGACGACCGGCAGGCCGCACACCTCTCAGTTTGCGCTGTCCGACGGACGGATGGTTTCATTGACCTGCGCCCCATCGAAAGAGGGAGGCTGGATCCTCAGCTATGAAGACATCTCGACCCTGATCCGCGTCGAAGACAGTCTCACCGAACAACATCACCGGTTCGACGCGGCGCTCCGCAACATGCCGCATGGGCTGTGCATGTTCGATTCGACGAAGAAGCTGATCCTGTGCAACCCCTCCTACGCACGGATGTACAATCTGCCGGTTTCACTGACGCAGCCCGGGACGCCGCTTGTCGATATCCTGGCCTATCGCAGCCGCGAGGGAAATGGTCCGGCCGACACCGCGACCTATTTCGATGTGGTGTTCGAAGCGACGGCGCGCGGCGCGGTGGCCAGCCAGAATATCGTGCTCTCCGACGGCCGCGTCATCAAAATCACCCACAATCCGATGCAGAACGGTGGATACGTCGCCACCCACGAAGACGTCACCAAAACAGTGCGGCTGACGGAAGAGCTGCGCCGGCACCACGATCAGCTCGAAACGACGGTGCAGAGCCGCACGGCCGAGGTCGAGCGGCAGGCGCGGGAACTCGAGCGAATGCTTGCGCAGGAGCGGAACATCAACGAATTGCAGCGGCAGTTCGTGGCAATGGCCTCCCATGAATTCCGCACCCCGCTCGCCATCATCGACGCTGCCGCCCAGCGGCTGCTGCGCAAAAGAGGAGCAGTCGAGCCCGAATTCTTAAGCGACAAGGTCGATCAGATCCGCGCATCGGTGAACCGGATAGTCGATCTCATGGAGAGCATCCTTTCGGCCGGGCGCCTCGACACCGGCAAGATCGATATCAGCTACGATGCCTGCGCCTTGCGATCATTGATAAGAAGCTGTTGCGAGCGGCAGTCGACGATCGCCAAGACGCACAGCTTCGTGTTGGATATCGACGGGCTGCCGGAGTTCATCGATGCCGATCCCCGAACTTTAGCGCAGGTCTTTACCAACCTGCTGTCCAATGCCGTCAAATACGCGCCCGGAACCTCCGAAATTCGTGTCACGGCATGGCAGGAGACCGGAAACGTCAAAGTTTCGATCAGCGATGACGGGGTGGGGATCGATCCCGAAGACGTGCCCCGGCTGTTCCAGCGCTATTTTCGTGCCGGAACGTCGACCGGAATTGCCGGGACGGGCATCGGCCTCAACCTGGTGAAGCAGATCGTCGAACTGCATGACGGCTCGATCGACGTTCGAAGCGCAAGAGGATGCGGCTCGACATTCACCGTAACCCTTCCGATCGAGCGGGCTGGTCACGCTTCTGCGAGCAGTGACGCTGCCTGA
- a CDS encoding alpha/beta hydrolase — protein sequence MAALMLLAPAAVGKDIGPQSQASREQVEKLVGLWKDHFAGADGLQQRRTAFRTLMETTPGPTRIQVRQVDADGVDAELMWPARLHHPIGQRVILYIHGGGFSGGSIRTHSLLAGSLAKAASSDVLLIEYRLMPEYTYPAQINDALTAYRWLLDNGYRAENVVVAGDGAGGNIALEAVLRQRQAAKPLPAAVIALSPITDLAATGGSMTSNADSDPLVGSASIETLRKAYLGSRSPTDPQVSPLYADMTGFPPLLLQVGSGEVLLDDTLRLADKARQAGVDVTTEIWPGMPHQWQLFPSLLDDADRSSQNIAEFAIRHFADKPEE from the coding sequence TTGGCCGCGCTGATGCTGTTGGCCCCGGCGGCGGTCGGCAAGGACATTGGACCGCAAAGCCAAGCCTCGCGCGAGCAGGTCGAAAAACTCGTCGGCCTCTGGAAGGATCATTTTGCCGGCGCCGATGGCCTGCAGCAGCGGCGCACAGCCTTCCGGACGCTGATGGAAACGACGCCGGGGCCGACCCGCATCCAGGTCCGGCAGGTCGATGCCGACGGCGTCGATGCCGAACTGATGTGGCCCGCGCGTCTTCATCACCCGATCGGCCAGAGGGTGATCCTCTATATTCACGGCGGCGGCTTTTCCGGCGGCTCGATCCGCACGCACAGCCTGCTTGCCGGCTCGCTCGCCAAGGCCGCATCCAGCGACGTGCTTCTGATCGAGTATCGGCTGATGCCCGAATATACCTATCCCGCCCAGATCAACGACGCGCTGACGGCCTATCGCTGGCTTCTCGACAACGGTTACCGCGCCGAGAATGTCGTTGTGGCGGGAGACGGCGCCGGCGGCAATATCGCGCTCGAGGCTGTGCTGCGGCAGAGGCAGGCGGCAAAGCCGCTGCCGGCGGCCGTCATTGCGCTCAGCCCCATCACCGATCTCGCCGCGACCGGTGGATCGATGACATCGAATGCCGATAGCGATCCGCTGGTCGGAAGCGCCTCGATCGAGACCTTGCGCAAGGCCTATCTCGGCAGCCGCTCGCCGACCGATCCCCAGGTATCGCCGCTTTACGCCGATATGACCGGTTTTCCGCCGCTGCTGCTGCAGGTCGGTTCCGGCGAGGTCCTGCTCGACGATACGCTGCGGCTCGCCGACAAGGCGCGCCAGGCGGGCGTGGACGTCACCACCGAGATCTGGCCCGGCATGCCGCATCAGTGGCAGCTGTTTCCCTCGCTGCTCGACGATGCCGATCGGTCGAGCCAGAATATCGCCGAGTTTGCGATCCGGCATTTTGCCGACAAGCCGGAAGAATAG
- a CDS encoding VIT1/CCC1 transporter family protein: MTSNPIGRITNIIDPGDALGEVLFGLIMALTWTVGSRLVFEKEGLDVRDLIVATIGCNVAWGIIDAVLFFLGTTFYKSRRLRLFRQIKTARSESAALTVLAKEFPIAEAPFSAKGADADALYRSLLTLACRADPVKASLPKRDLLAAIAVFVLVSATAIPAVIPFLLIDSEHLALRTSNLFLITLLFVTGYAWARFSGGRPFYAGMTMTCLGLLLVAIAIALGG; this comes from the coding sequence ATGACTTCGAACCCTATCGGTCGTATCACCAATATCATCGATCCCGGCGATGCGCTCGGCGAGGTCCTTTTCGGATTGATCATGGCGCTGACGTGGACGGTCGGTTCGAGGCTGGTTTTTGAAAAGGAAGGGCTGGATGTCCGCGATCTGATCGTCGCGACGATCGGCTGCAACGTCGCTTGGGGGATCATTGACGCCGTCTTGTTCTTCCTGGGCACGACGTTTTACAAAAGCAGGCGGCTGCGGCTTTTTCGGCAGATCAAAACCGCCAGAAGCGAATCTGCGGCGCTGACGGTGCTTGCGAAGGAATTCCCGATAGCGGAGGCACCGTTCTCTGCAAAGGGTGCCGACGCGGACGCACTCTATCGATCGCTCCTGACGCTCGCATGCCGGGCCGATCCTGTGAAGGCGTCCCTCCCGAAACGAGATCTGTTGGCCGCAATCGCGGTCTTCGTTCTGGTCTCCGCCACCGCCATTCCGGCGGTGATCCCTTTCCTTCTCATCGACAGTGAGCACCTTGCCCTCAGAACCAGCAACCTGTTTCTCATCACGCTGCTGTTTGTGACGGGCTATGCGTGGGCGAGGTTTTCAGGAGGCAGGCCTTTTTATGCCGGGATGACGATGACTTGTCTCGGCTTGCTGCTGGTTGCAATAGCGATCGCGCTTGGCGGCTGA
- a CDS encoding replication-associated recombination protein A produces MSNDLFAPRVPEEVAARRPLADRLRPKTLADVTGQEHLTGEDGVLKRMIESGSLGSMIFWGPPGTGKTTVARLLSGEAGLAFEQISAIFSGVADLKKVFETARLRRMDGRQTLLFVDEIHRFNRAQQDSFLPVMEDGTVILVGATTENPSFELNAALLSRARVLTFKSHDEESLEELLKRAEAIEQKPLPLTEEARVSLIRMADGDGRAVLTLAEEVWRAAREGESFDTEGLTRIVQRRAPVYDKAQDGHYNLISALHKSVRGSDPDAALYYLARMFDAGEDPLYLGRRLVRMAVEDIGLADPQALVICNAAKDAYEYLGSPEGELALAQACVYLATAPKSNAVYTAFKAASQAAKQNGSLLPPKHILNAPTKLMKGEGYGDGYRYDHDEPDAFSGQDYFPEKMGRQTFYDPPERGFERDIRKRLEWWDKLRKERKPR; encoded by the coding sequence ATGAGCAATGATCTCTTCGCGCCGCGTGTTCCGGAAGAGGTCGCCGCCAGGCGGCCGCTTGCCGACCGGCTGCGGCCGAAGACGCTTGCCGATGTCACCGGTCAGGAACATCTGACCGGTGAGGACGGTGTGCTGAAAAGAATGATCGAAAGCGGCTCGCTCGGCTCGATGATCTTCTGGGGCCCGCCCGGCACCGGCAAGACGACGGTGGCGCGGCTGCTGTCGGGCGAGGCGGGGCTGGCTTTCGAGCAGATTTCGGCGATTTTCTCAGGTGTCGCCGACCTGAAAAAGGTGTTCGAGACTGCCCGTCTGCGCCGTATGGACGGCCGCCAGACGCTGCTCTTCGTCGACGAGATCCACCGTTTCAACCGCGCCCAACAGGACAGTTTCCTGCCTGTTATGGAGGACGGCACCGTCATCCTCGTCGGCGCCACCACTGAAAACCCGTCCTTCGAGCTCAACGCCGCTCTGCTGTCGCGCGCCCGTGTGCTGACCTTCAAGTCGCATGACGAGGAGAGCCTGGAGGAATTGCTGAAGCGCGCCGAGGCGATCGAGCAGAAGCCGCTGCCGCTGACGGAGGAAGCGCGCGTCAGCCTGATCCGCATGGCAGACGGTGACGGCCGCGCGGTGCTGACGCTTGCCGAAGAGGTCTGGCGCGCCGCACGCGAAGGTGAGAGTTTCGATACCGAAGGCCTGACGCGCATCGTCCAGCGCCGCGCCCCGGTCTATGACAAGGCGCAGGACGGCCATTACAATCTGATCTCGGCGCTGCACAAATCCGTGCGCGGCTCGGACCCCGACGCCGCCCTTTATTATCTCGCCCGCATGTTCGATGCCGGCGAGGATCCGCTCTATCTCGGCCGGCGGCTGGTGCGCATGGCGGTGGAGGATATCGGCCTTGCCGATCCGCAGGCACTGGTGATCTGCAACGCCGCCAAGGATGCCTATGAGTATCTCGGTTCCCCGGAAGGGGAACTGGCGCTGGCCCAGGCCTGCGTCTATCTCGCCACCGCGCCGAAATCGAATGCCGTCTACACCGCCTTCAAGGCGGCAAGCCAGGCCGCCAAGCAGAACGGCTCGCTGCTTCCACCGAAGCATATCCTCAATGCGCCGACCAAGCTGATGAAGGGCGAAGGTTACGGCGACGGCTACCGCTACGATCACGATGAACCGGACGCCTTTTCCGGCCAGGATTACTTCCCGGAGAAAATGGGCCGCCAGACCTTCTACGATCCGCCGGAGCGCGGTTTCGAACGCGATATCCGCAAGCGGCTGGAATGGTGGGACAAGCTCCGCAAGGAGCGCAAGCCGCGCTGA
- a CDS encoding alpha/beta fold hydrolase has protein sequence MSKMTLISMIATAAAFLAAPDISAAGGAAPVIEDDKAIAPIVRKGSLPVNGIDYYYEIRGEGEPLLLLHGGLGQIEMFEPVMPIFTDHRQVIAVDLQGHGRTPLGNRPIELAAIGADLAILVKQLGYDRLDVFGYSFGGGVALNMAANAPDQVRRLVILSAPYAQNGFFPEMLPQQAAVGAGMAEMMKDTPMFLSYKAVAPDVSEFPKLLDAMGALMREPKDYGDAVAKLTMPVMLIYGDADMIRPEHMVDFYHKLGGGLRDAGWMRENMSKNRLAILPDLTHYETFASPLMANVATTFLDGGGKAPTWAEQIGK, from the coding sequence ATGTCGAAGATGACGCTGATTTCGATGATCGCAACGGCCGCTGCCTTCCTGGCCGCGCCGGATATCTCGGCCGCGGGCGGCGCTGCGCCAGTTATCGAGGATGACAAGGCCATTGCGCCGATCGTCAGGAAGGGAAGTCTGCCGGTCAACGGCATCGATTATTATTACGAGATCCGCGGCGAGGGCGAGCCACTGCTGCTGCTTCACGGCGGCCTCGGGCAGATCGAGATGTTCGAGCCTGTCATGCCCATCTTCACGGATCACCGCCAGGTGATCGCCGTCGACCTGCAGGGGCATGGCCGCACGCCCCTCGGCAATCGGCCGATCGAGCTTGCGGCAATCGGCGCCGATCTTGCGATCCTGGTGAAGCAGCTCGGTTACGACAGGCTCGACGTCTTCGGCTATTCCTTCGGCGGCGGCGTGGCGCTGAACATGGCGGCCAACGCGCCTGACCAGGTGCGCCGGCTGGTGATCCTGTCGGCGCCCTATGCGCAGAACGGCTTCTTCCCGGAGATGCTGCCGCAGCAGGCCGCCGTCGGCGCCGGCATGGCGGAGATGATGAAGGACACGCCGATGTTCCTCTCCTACAAGGCGGTGGCGCCCGACGTTTCCGAATTTCCGAAGCTGCTCGACGCCATGGGTGCGCTGATGCGCGAACCCAAGGATTATGGCGATGCCGTCGCCAAGCTCACCATGCCGGTGATGCTGATCTATGGCGATGCCGACATGATCCGCCCCGAGCATATGGTCGATTTCTACCACAAGCTCGGCGGCGGCCTGCGCGACGCCGGCTGGATGCGGGAGAACATGTCGAAGAACCGGCTGGCGATCCTGCCCGATCTCACCCACTACGAGACCTTCGCTTCGCCGCTCATGGCCAATGTGGCAACGACTTTCCTCGACGGCGGCGGCAAGGCGCCGACCTGGGCCGAGCAAATCGGAAAATAA
- a CDS encoding DUF1883 domain-containing protein codes for MPKPNFRFTHYDLKEQRAGTIVEVSLNAVNNVRLMTAPNFQRFTEVLDFKYIGGVARKSPVKLAVPESGHWHVVVDMEGHHGLAESAVKVIAAPANQKTPRPS; via the coding sequence ATGCCGAAACCGAATTTCCGCTTCACCCATTACGATCTTAAGGAACAACGCGCCGGAACGATCGTCGAGGTGTCGTTGAATGCGGTGAACAATGTGCGGCTGATGACGGCGCCGAACTTCCAGCGCTTCACCGAGGTTCTCGATTTCAAATATATCGGCGGGGTGGCGCGCAAATCGCCGGTCAAGCTCGCTGTTCCGGAAAGCGGTCACTGGCATGTCGTCGTCGATATGGAAGGTCATCACGGACTGGCGGAATCCGCCGTCAAGGTGATCGCCGCACCAGCCAATCAGAAAACGCCGCGCCCCTCCTGA
- a CDS encoding lysozyme inhibitor LprI family protein, whose translation MMTTKAIATVLGFTILALTSGMAQAASFDCDAKELKPDEKAICDNRALNDADVKMVTTFELLSGLLAMGSRGTLQDEQTAWLKKRQECAADAACIKAAYDERLKQLGETYKNINRPL comes from the coding sequence ATAATGACGACGAAAGCGATAGCGACGGTCCTTGGTTTTACAATCCTTGCCTTGACGTCGGGTATGGCGCAGGCGGCGAGCTTCGACTGCGATGCGAAGGAATTGAAGCCGGATGAAAAGGCGATCTGCGACAACCGCGCGCTCAACGATGCCGACGTGAAGATGGTGACGACCTTCGAGCTGCTCTCCGGCCTGCTGGCGATGGGCTCGCGCGGGACATTGCAGGACGAGCAGACCGCCTGGCTGAAGAAGCGGCAGGAATGCGCGGCGGACGCTGCCTGTATCAAGGCCGCCTATGACGAGCGGCTGAAGCAGCTCGGCGAGACCTATAAAAACATCAACCGGCCGCTTTGA
- a CDS encoding YkvA family protein, with protein sequence MQLISKAKIWAKSLKRDIVALWLAARNPRVPWHAKAVAGAVAAYALSPVDLIPDFIPVLGYLDDLIIVPLGILLATRLVPPDLMSELREEAARRIERPSGRSGLIFILAVWFICIIFLALAVRKLV encoded by the coding sequence ATGCAACTGATATCAAAAGCCAAAATCTGGGCGAAGTCACTGAAGCGTGACATCGTCGCCCTATGGCTTGCCGCCCGGAATCCACGCGTGCCCTGGCATGCGAAAGCGGTGGCGGGCGCCGTTGCAGCCTATGCGCTGTCGCCCGTCGATCTCATCCCCGATTTCATTCCCGTGCTTGGTTATCTCGACGATCTCATCATCGTGCCGCTCGGCATCCTGCTGGCGACGCGGCTCGTTCCGCCCGACTTGATGAGCGAGCTTCGCGAGGAAGCCGCAAGACGCATCGAACGCCCTTCCGGCCGGAGCGGCCTGATCTTCATCCTTGCCGTCTGGTTCATCTGCATCATCTTTCTGGCTCTGGCGGTGCGCAAGCTGGTCTGA
- a CDS encoding DegQ family serine endoprotease, producing the protein MQGLFKRASVSLFALMLVLPAAANAQTAKTVPESQMQMQLSFAPLVKQTSGAVVNVYAEKTVRRQSPFAGDPFFEQFFGQQMPNRSEKQSSLGSGVIVEANGTVVTNNHVVEGADDIKVALPDGREFPCKVVLRDDRVDLAVLKIDTKESFPTLPIGNSDAVEVGDLVLAIGNPFGVGQTVTSGIVSALARNQVVRNEFGFFIQTDASINPGNSGGALMNMKGELIGINTAIFSRGGGSNGIGFAIPANLVKVFLASADAGVKSFERPYVGASFDAVTSEVAESLGLNKVRGALVVKVSEGGPAAKAGLKAGEIVTAVDGISVEHPDALLYRLTTAGLGKSVKLTVVENGREEQLPLTLDRAPETSPRDQRTIGGRTPFSGAVVENLSPRVADELRMPPESAGVVVSEVKEDSPAARLGFEPKDIIVSINGTDVKTTSDLSEIADSDPGLWRVEIERDGQRIRQFFR; encoded by the coding sequence ATGCAAGGCCTGTTCAAGCGCGCCTCCGTCTCGCTATTCGCTCTCATGCTCGTTCTGCCGGCAGCGGCCAATGCACAGACCGCAAAGACCGTACCCGAGAGCCAGATGCAGATGCAGCTCTCTTTCGCCCCGCTCGTCAAACAGACGTCGGGCGCCGTCGTCAATGTCTATGCGGAAAAGACCGTCCGGCGGCAGTCGCCCTTTGCCGGCGACCCCTTCTTCGAGCAGTTCTTCGGCCAGCAGATGCCGAATCGCTCGGAGAAGCAGTCCTCGCTCGGTTCCGGCGTCATCGTCGAGGCGAACGGCACTGTCGTGACCAACAATCACGTCGTCGAAGGCGCCGACGACATCAAGGTCGCGCTGCCGGATGGGCGCGAATTCCCCTGCAAGGTGGTGCTGCGGGATGACCGTGTCGATCTTGCCGTGCTGAAGATCGACACCAAGGAAAGTTTCCCGACATTGCCGATCGGCAATTCCGATGCCGTCGAGGTCGGCGATCTCGTGCTGGCGATCGGCAACCCCTTCGGCGTCGGCCAGACGGTGACGAGCGGCATCGTCTCGGCTCTTGCCCGCAACCAGGTGGTCAGGAACGAGTTCGGCTTCTTCATCCAGACCGACGCCTCGATCAATCCCGGCAATTCCGGCGGCGCGTTGATGAACATGAAAGGCGAGCTGATCGGCATCAACACGGCAATCTTCTCGCGCGGCGGCGGCTCGAACGGCATCGGCTTCGCCATCCCCGCCAATCTGGTCAAGGTCTTCCTCGCTTCGGCCGACGCCGGCGTCAAATCTTTCGAGCGGCCCTATGTCGGCGCAAGCTTCGACGCCGTGACCTCTGAGGTGGCCGAATCGCTGGGGCTGAACAAGGTTCGCGGCGCGCTCGTCGTCAAGGTTTCGGAAGGCGGCCCGGCCGCCAAGGCCGGGCTGAAGGCCGGTGAAATCGTCACCGCTGTCGACGGTATTTCGGTCGAACATCCGGATGCGCTGCTGTACCGGCTGACGACGGCCGGTCTCGGCAAGTCGGTCAAGCTCACCGTCGTCGAGAATGGCCGCGAGGAGCAACTGCCGTTGACGCTCGATCGCGCCCCGGAAACCTCGCCGCGCGATCAGCGCACCATCGGCGGACGCACCCCCTTCAGCGGCGCTGTCGTCGAGAACCTGTCGCCACGGGTCGCCGACGAGCTGCGCATGCCGCCGGAATCGGCAGGTGTCGTTGTCTCCGAGGTCAAGGAGGATTCGCCGGCCGCTCGTCTCGGCTTCGAGCCGAAGGATATCATCGTCTCGATCAACGGCACCGATGTGAAGACCACCAGTGACCTGTCCGAAATCGCCGATAGCGACCCCGGCCTCTGGCGGGTGGAGATCGAACGCGACGGTCAGCGCATCCGGCAGTTCTTCCGATGA
- a CDS encoding carboxymuconolactone decarboxylase family protein, with the protein MAFIHTPNASASEKTTSMYASAEANYGYLPNMYRAFGHRPEVMENWAALLSSIRGHMSLRRYELVTLAAAKELKSSYCMLAHGSVLLREGFTSDGLTAVVNETEKAPIDAGERAIMAFAAKVARDATSVTQQDIDGLKKHGLSDAEVFDVTAAAAARCFFSKMLDALGAAPDHAYIERLEPNIRKALSVGREVERPLAPSPSRGTSQ; encoded by the coding sequence ATGGCTTTCATTCACACCCCCAATGCATCCGCCAGCGAGAAGACGACGTCGATGTATGCGTCGGCCGAGGCGAATTATGGTTATCTGCCGAACATGTACCGTGCCTTCGGACACCGGCCGGAGGTGATGGAGAACTGGGCAGCGCTGCTTTCGAGCATTCGCGGACATATGAGCCTCAGGCGCTATGAGCTGGTGACGCTGGCGGCGGCCAAGGAGCTGAAATCCTCCTATTGCATGCTGGCGCACGGCTCGGTGCTGCTGCGCGAGGGTTTTACCAGCGACGGGCTGACGGCCGTCGTCAACGAGACGGAGAAAGCGCCGATCGATGCCGGCGAACGGGCAATCATGGCCTTTGCCGCCAAGGTGGCGCGCGACGCGACGTCGGTCACCCAGCAGGATATAGACGGGCTGAAGAAACACGGGCTGAGTGACGCCGAGGTCTTCGACGTCACGGCCGCGGCAGCGGCCCGGTGTTTCTTCTCGAAAATGCTGGATGCGCTGGGCGCCGCACCCGACCACGCCTATATCGAGCGGCTGGAGCCGAATATCAGAAAGGCGCTCAGCGTCGGCCGGGAAGTCGAACGGCCTCTGGCGCCGTCACCGTCGCGCGGCACATCGCAATGA